In Qipengyuania psychrotolerans, one DNA window encodes the following:
- a CDS encoding ABC transporter permease: MDNASRLPLWRAALVIARRDFTAILFSKAFLFFLLGPIFFGAISIGAGALGAKAADSADPPRLAVALSEVESAAFADAHSRLDDAVRLPAIAIITADEPREPDVLLADTSRNFGAVLSGSLAQPKLSGTQERLESWQGEVALLASQAAGGDVSDLPEISLQPTATSVATTRSVQTATATGAITLLFLLTMLLAGMVLSNLVEEKANKIIEILAAAIPMEAVFYGKLFAMLGVSFVGIAVWGGIAGIILSLGSAAMGPIPVPAVGWPLFVALFVTYFAMAYLLIGAVFLTIGSMAPTVRDVQTLSMPATILQLAVFFLATYALSDPGSGVELFAVLFPVSSPYAMVARAAQSPVLWTHAAAIAWQLLWVAIFVRIGSSMFRKLVMKSGAGGRAIKGRVGNSKSAKA, translated from the coding sequence ATGGACAATGCAAGCCGTTTGCCGCTCTGGCGTGCAGCCCTCGTCATTGCACGGCGCGATTTTACCGCGATTCTGTTTTCCAAGGCGTTCCTGTTCTTCCTGCTCGGCCCGATCTTCTTCGGCGCAATCAGCATCGGGGCGGGCGCATTAGGTGCGAAAGCCGCCGATAGTGCTGATCCGCCAAGGCTCGCGGTCGCCTTGAGCGAAGTGGAAAGTGCTGCGTTTGCCGATGCGCATTCACGCCTCGATGACGCCGTCCGGCTTCCCGCAATCGCGATCATCACTGCTGACGAACCGCGCGAACCCGACGTGTTGCTGGCAGATACCTCGCGCAATTTCGGCGCTGTACTTTCTGGTTCGCTGGCGCAGCCGAAGCTCAGCGGCACCCAGGAACGCCTTGAAAGCTGGCAGGGCGAAGTCGCGTTGCTGGCATCGCAGGCAGCTGGCGGAGACGTGAGCGACTTACCCGAAATCTCGCTCCAGCCGACCGCGACCAGCGTGGCGACTACGCGCAGCGTGCAGACTGCGACGGCGACGGGCGCGATCACATTGCTGTTCCTGCTCACCATGCTGCTGGCCGGGATGGTGCTGTCCAATCTGGTCGAGGAAAAGGCGAACAAGATTATCGAGATACTTGCGGCTGCCATTCCTATGGAAGCGGTGTTCTACGGCAAGCTTTTCGCCATGCTCGGAGTGAGCTTTGTCGGTATTGCCGTATGGGGCGGGATCGCAGGAATAATCCTGTCGCTGGGCAGTGCCGCGATGGGTCCGATCCCTGTACCGGCGGTTGGCTGGCCCTTGTTCGTGGCGCTGTTCGTGACCTATTTCGCGATGGCTTACCTGCTGATCGGGGCGGTATTCCTGACCATCGGTTCGATGGCGCCGACGGTGCGCGATGTGCAGACCCTGTCGATGCCTGCGACCATCCTGCAGCTCGCCGTGTTCTTCCTTGCCACCTACGCACTCAGCGATCCGGGTTCCGGGGTCGAGCTGTTTGCCGTGCTGTTCCCGGTCTCGTCACCCTATGCGATGGTCGCCCGTGCCGCACAGTCGCCAGTCTTGTGGACCCACGCCGCCGCGATTGCCTGGCAATTGCTGTGGGTCGCGATCTTTGTGCGCATCGGCTCCAGCATGTTCCGCAAACTCGTCATGAAATCCGGAGCCGGAGGGCGCGCGATCAAGGGCCGGGTTGGCAACTCCAAGTCAGCGAAAGCCTGA
- a CDS encoding cytochrome P450, producing MATAAVTRPECRTSPTAYGALTQHFAEHPEERPEHPHKWDVSRSDIYANNTWHPIFREMREAGPLHYIPESPFGPYWAVVQHKAIQHIEALPEIFSSSWEHGGITILNRLSEEELAETGVDRRELPMFIAMDRPQHTGQRRTVAPKFTPSGMAEMEVEIRQRTGELLDSLPRGEVFDWVDKVSIELTTGMLAILFGFPWEDRRLLTFWSDWAGDTELATVRALDEQRWGFLHEMAAYFQSLWVERTHDKEPGDDLISMMIHSEAMNQMRPEEFMGNLVLLIVGGNDTTRNTMSGIIHSFDKFPDQRKLFEQDPSLIPNAVQECLRMQTPLAHMRRTCTEDTEVFGQQIKKGDKVVLWYLSANRDEQVFEDPDKLDITRENARRHIAFGYGIHRCVGARLAELQLRVLLEEMHKRRMRVHVAGDVERVRANFVHGFRKMEVEITEF from the coding sequence ATGGCAACTGCCGCTGTAACCCGCCCGGAATGCCGGACTTCGCCCACCGCCTATGGGGCGTTAACGCAGCATTTTGCCGAACATCCCGAAGAGCGGCCTGAACACCCTCATAAGTGGGACGTCAGTCGTAGCGATATCTACGCCAATAACACCTGGCACCCGATCTTCCGCGAGATGCGCGAAGCAGGGCCGCTGCACTACATCCCCGAAAGTCCGTTCGGCCCCTATTGGGCGGTCGTCCAGCACAAGGCGATCCAGCACATTGAGGCGCTGCCCGAGATTTTCTCGTCCAGCTGGGAACATGGCGGCATCACCATCCTCAACCGGCTGAGCGAAGAAGAGCTGGCCGAAACCGGCGTGGATCGGCGCGAACTGCCCATGTTCATCGCGATGGACCGCCCGCAGCACACCGGCCAGCGCCGCACGGTCGCACCCAAGTTCACTCCAAGCGGCATGGCCGAAATGGAAGTCGAAATCCGGCAGCGCACTGGCGAGCTGCTGGATAGCCTGCCGCGCGGCGAAGTCTTCGATTGGGTCGATAAGGTGTCGATCGAACTGACCACCGGCATGCTGGCAATCCTGTTCGGCTTCCCCTGGGAAGACCGCCGCCTGCTTACATTCTGGTCCGACTGGGCCGGCGACACCGAACTCGCCACCGTCCGCGCACTAGACGAGCAGCGCTGGGGCTTCCTCCACGAAATGGCGGCCTATTTCCAGTCGCTCTGGGTGGAACGTACGCACGACAAGGAACCGGGTGACGATCTCATTTCGATGATGATCCATTCGGAAGCGATGAACCAGATGCGCCCGGAAGAATTCATGGGCAATCTGGTGCTGCTGATCGTTGGCGGCAACGACACGACCCGCAATACGATGAGCGGAATCATCCATTCGTTCGACAAGTTCCCCGACCAGCGCAAGCTGTTCGAACAGGACCCGTCGCTGATCCCGAACGCGGTGCAGGAATGCCTCCGCATGCAGACCCCGCTGGCGCATATGCGCCGCACCTGCACCGAAGATACCGAAGTGTTCGGTCAGCAGATCAAGAAGGGCGACAAGGTCGTCTTGTGGTATCTCTCGGCCAATCGCGACGAGCAGGTCTTTGAGGACCCGGACAAGCTCGACATCACGCGCGAGAACGCCCGCCGCCATATCGCTTTCGGCTACGGCATTCATCGCTGTGTCGGCGCCCGTCTTGCCGAATTGCAGCTGCGCGTACTGCTGGAAGAAATGCACAAGCGCCGGATGCGGGTGCACGTGGCCGGTGATGTGGAGCGTGTGCGGGCAAACTTCGTCCACGGGTTCCGCAAGATGGAAGTAGAAATCACCGAGTTCTGA
- the msrB gene encoding peptide-methionine (R)-S-oxide reductase MsrB: MIDKPSRRSFLGWAGASASFVALTACGSGPAEAKSYPISLSEAQWREKLSKSEFYVLRQAGTERPYSSPLDKEKRAGTFVCAGCGNALYSSKTKFDSRTGWPSFWAPIDKGAVGTSTDYKIGYPRTEVHCADCGGHLGHIFNDGPRPTGKRHCINGAAMDFRPA; the protein is encoded by the coding sequence ATGATAGACAAACCATCGCGCCGCAGCTTTCTCGGCTGGGCAGGCGCATCCGCCAGTTTCGTGGCCCTGACCGCCTGCGGCTCAGGACCGGCAGAGGCGAAGAGCTACCCCATATCGCTATCCGAAGCGCAGTGGCGCGAGAAATTGTCCAAGAGCGAGTTCTACGTGCTGAGGCAGGCAGGGACCGAACGCCCCTATTCCTCTCCGCTCGACAAGGAAAAGCGCGCCGGGACCTTCGTTTGCGCCGGATGCGGGAACGCTCTCTACAGTTCCAAGACCAAGTTCGATTCGCGCACTGGCTGGCCCAGTTTCTGGGCGCCGATCGACAAGGGCGCAGTGGGCACCAGCACGGACTACAAGATCGGATACCCTCGCACCGAAGTGCACTGCGCCGATTGCGGCGGCCATCTGGGGCATATCTTCAACGATGGTCCGCGCCCTACCGGCAAGCGTCATTGCATCAATGGTGCCGCGATGGACTTTCGCCCCGCCTGA
- a CDS encoding GtrA family protein codes for MRDFLTRLRDVRLVRYILASVGALAVDLGSFLLLLSIGVASFAAAATGYSLGIIVHWLLSSRTVFHDSVAERGTARSKQKLLFVVSALIGLGLTTLIVGGGDYAGLDPRIAKVAAVAVSFAVTYLLRKVIVFSPAERP; via the coding sequence TTGCGCGATTTCCTGACCCGGTTGCGAGATGTTCGCCTCGTTCGCTACATTCTGGCGAGTGTGGGTGCATTGGCCGTCGACCTGGGCAGTTTTCTGCTCCTGCTCTCGATCGGTGTTGCATCTTTCGCCGCGGCGGCAACCGGTTATTCCCTCGGCATCATCGTGCATTGGCTGCTGTCCAGCCGCACCGTCTTCCATGATAGCGTTGCCGAGCGCGGCACTGCCCGGAGCAAGCAGAAGCTTCTGTTCGTGGTATCTGCGCTGATTGGCCTCGGCCTGACCACGTTAATCGTGGGCGGCGGCGATTATGCCGGCCTGGACCCGCGCATCGCCAAAGTAGCAGCTGTCGCGGTGAGCTTTGCAGTGACCTATCTCTTGCGCAAGGTCATCGTTTTCAGTCCGGCAGAGCGCCCGTGA
- a CDS encoding GtrA family protein produces MIGKLLHWRLARYMVASASGTVVDLGSFLILLAAGAAPVAAGISGYLLGMILHWFISSRFVFADRLAGPGLARGGQQVLFAASAALGLGITAGVISTTQAAGIDPRLGKLAAMALSFLCVWLVRLLVVFRRT; encoded by the coding sequence TTGATCGGCAAACTTCTTCACTGGCGGCTCGCGCGTTACATGGTGGCCAGTGCATCGGGCACCGTGGTCGACCTTGGAAGTTTTCTGATCCTGCTGGCTGCCGGAGCGGCCCCGGTCGCCGCCGGTATCAGCGGATATCTGCTTGGCATGATCCTGCACTGGTTCATTTCGAGCCGCTTCGTTTTTGCTGACCGCCTCGCCGGTCCTGGCCTTGCGCGGGGCGGGCAGCAGGTGCTGTTTGCCGCATCTGCCGCGCTTGGCCTCGGCATTACTGCTGGCGTGATATCGACAACGCAGGCGGCAGGTATCGATCCGCGTCTGGGCAAGCTGGCGGCGATGGCACTCAGCTTCCTGTGCGTCTGGTTGGTCCGCCTGTTGGTGGTTTTCCGCCGGACATAA
- a CDS encoding NAD(P)/FAD-dependent oxidoreductase, which translates to MTTTNQPLKVDVAIIGAGPAGLTAAYLLTKQGKSVAILEKDPTYVGGISRTVEHEGYRFDIGGHRFFSKSAQVVDMWNEILGEDDFIQRPRMSRIYYEGKFYSYPLRAFEALSNLGILRSTACMLSYLRYKLFPIKEVKSFEDWTTNQFGKRLYSIFFKTYTEKVWGMPCDEMSADWAAQRIKGLSLWSAVIDGLKRSLGLNKRPNDGMATKTLLETFRYPRLGPGMMWDAARDKVLASGRGQLFMGHALSQLASDGKTGWRMSAKGPQGDIIIEADHAISSAPMRELARRMHPLPESTIQASDLKYRDFLTVALKIRSDDLFPDNWIYIHDSKVKVGRVQNFRSWSPEMVPDEDVACVGLEYFCFEGDGLWSMADDDLIELAKKEMNILGLCDPQDVFGGAVVRQEKAYPVYDGDYAANVETMRAELEEKHPTLHLVGRNGMHRYNNQDHAMMTAMLTVENILAGERIYDTWCVNEDAEYHEAGDEGAEKVLPSRSVTQDQAAALASVRDVPERVRKSA; encoded by the coding sequence ATGACTACGACCAATCAGCCGCTCAAAGTCGATGTTGCCATCATCGGTGCGGGCCCTGCCGGCCTCACGGCGGCCTACCTGCTAACAAAGCAAGGCAAGTCCGTGGCCATCCTCGAGAAAGACCCGACCTACGTTGGCGGGATCAGCCGCACGGTCGAACATGAAGGCTATCGTTTCGACATTGGCGGACATCGTTTCTTCTCGAAGAGCGCGCAGGTCGTCGACATGTGGAACGAGATCCTCGGCGAAGACGATTTCATCCAGCGCCCGCGCATGAGCCGCATCTACTACGAGGGCAAATTCTACAGCTACCCGCTGCGCGCTTTCGAGGCGTTGTCCAACCTCGGCATCCTGCGCTCGACGGCGTGCATGCTGTCCTATCTTCGCTACAAGCTGTTCCCGATCAAGGAAGTCAAAAGCTTCGAGGACTGGACCACGAACCAGTTCGGCAAGCGTCTCTATTCCATCTTCTTCAAAACCTATACCGAGAAGGTGTGGGGCATGCCTTGCGACGAGATGAGCGCAGATTGGGCAGCGCAGCGCATCAAAGGCCTCTCGCTGTGGAGCGCTGTGATCGACGGGCTCAAGCGTAGTCTGGGACTTAACAAGCGCCCTAACGATGGCATGGCCACCAAGACACTGCTCGAAACATTCCGCTATCCGCGACTTGGTCCCGGCATGATGTGGGATGCAGCTCGCGACAAGGTGCTCGCCAGCGGCCGCGGGCAGTTGTTCATGGGCCATGCCCTTTCGCAGCTGGCCAGCGACGGCAAGACCGGCTGGCGGATGAGCGCCAAGGGACCGCAAGGCGACATCATCATTGAGGCAGACCATGCGATCAGTTCGGCCCCGATGCGCGAGCTTGCCAGGCGCATGCATCCGCTACCTGAAAGCACCATCCAAGCGAGCGATCTCAAATACCGCGACTTCCTGACCGTGGCGCTCAAGATCCGTTCGGACGATCTTTTTCCGGACAACTGGATCTACATCCACGACAGCAAGGTGAAGGTCGGCCGCGTGCAGAATTTCCGTTCGTGGTCGCCTGAAATGGTGCCGGACGAAGATGTGGCCTGTGTCGGCCTCGAATATTTCTGTTTCGAAGGCGATGGCCTGTGGTCGATGGCTGATGACGATCTGATCGAACTCGCCAAGAAGGAAATGAACATTCTGGGCCTCTGCGATCCGCAGGATGTGTTCGGCGGCGCGGTGGTCCGGCAGGAAAAAGCCTACCCCGTGTATGATGGCGATTATGCCGCAAACGTCGAAACGATGCGCGCCGAGCTGGAAGAAAAGCATCCGACCCTGCACCTCGTCGGGCGTAACGGCATGCACCGCTATAACAATCAGGATCACGCGATGATGACCGCGATGCTGACGGTAGAGAACATCCTTGCCGGCGAGCGAATCTACGACACCTGGTGCGTAAACGAGGATGCCGAATATCACGAAGCGGGCGATGAAGGTGCCGAAAAGGTTCTGCCAAGCCGCAGCGTCACCCAAGACCAGGCTGCCGCGCTCGCATCGGTCCGCGACGTGCCCGAACGGGTGAGAAAATCCGCTTGA
- a CDS encoding PilZ domain-containing protein, which produces MDYSSGMGSEAQSAYVNSEQRGAPRYTSLIRSAKLICGQGEFLCVVRDVSSTGISLRTFHALPTDPTLALELQNAERYEIRQTRAGDNEGSYRFEKPVAVERLIHETWNYPKRQLRLNLTIPLTLSTLTQSAEAVTLNISQQGARVECDSVFAVDQSVTVSGPAFPETRAKVRWRRDSNYGLVFENTFSLREFAIMAAAVQCPMMLEGS; this is translated from the coding sequence ATGGATTATTCGTCAGGTATGGGGTCCGAGGCCCAGTCTGCCTACGTCAACAGCGAACAGCGCGGTGCGCCGCGGTACACCTCGCTCATCAGATCGGCCAAGCTGATATGCGGACAGGGCGAATTCCTGTGCGTCGTCAGGGACGTATCATCGACCGGAATTTCGCTCAGGACATTTCATGCCCTGCCGACAGATCCGACCTTGGCGCTCGAACTGCAAAACGCAGAGCGATACGAGATCAGGCAGACCCGCGCGGGCGACAACGAAGGAAGCTACCGGTTTGAAAAACCGGTGGCGGTCGAGCGCCTGATCCACGAGACCTGGAATTATCCCAAGCGCCAGCTCAGGCTCAACCTGACCATTCCGCTCACCCTGTCTACCCTGACCCAGAGTGCTGAAGCGGTAACGCTCAACATCTCGCAGCAGGGCGCACGCGTGGAATGCGATAGCGTGTTTGCTGTCGATCAATCGGTCACCGTCTCGGGACCGGCCTTCCCCGAAACCAGGGCAAAGGTCCGCTGGCGCCGAGATTCGAATTACGGCCTCGTCTTCGAGAACACCTTTTCGCTGCGTGAATTCGCAATCATGGCTGCCGCTGTGCAATGCCCCATGATGCTGGAAGGTAGTTAG
- a CDS encoding integration host factor subunit beta, which translates to MIRSELLAAIAEDNPDLRPEEVEQVVDIFFEELAQRLSDGGRVELRGFGAFSTRERQARQGRNPRTGEVVDVPAKRVPYFKPGKDMRDKLNQH; encoded by the coding sequence ATGATCCGATCCGAACTTCTTGCCGCGATTGCGGAAGACAACCCCGATCTGCGCCCCGAAGAGGTCGAACAGGTGGTCGATATCTTCTTCGAGGAACTGGCCCAGAGGCTTTCCGATGGCGGCCGGGTTGAACTGCGCGGATTCGGTGCTTTTTCGACTCGGGAGCGTCAGGCACGCCAGGGACGCAATCCGCGCACCGGCGAAGTCGTCGATGTGCCGGCCAAGCGTGTGCCGTATTTCAAGCCTGGCAAGGATATGCGCGACAAGCTCAACCAGCACTAA
- a CDS encoding GntR family transcriptional regulator: MSNQSKPVYLKLRDMIAAAIIDGRYREEQMLPSVRALAAEQGANPLTVAKAYQQFQADGLVEVQRGVGMYVARGAAETLRKRERAAFLKEEWPEITSRMKRLGIEPEELLAGA; this comes from the coding sequence ATGAGCAACCAAAGCAAACCCGTCTATCTCAAGCTGCGCGACATGATCGCGGCGGCCATCATCGACGGACGCTACCGCGAGGAGCAGATGCTCCCCTCGGTTCGGGCGCTCGCTGCCGAACAGGGCGCAAACCCACTCACGGTTGCCAAGGCTTACCAGCAGTTTCAGGCCGATGGGCTGGTCGAGGTGCAGCGCGGAGTGGGCATGTATGTCGCGCGCGGCGCCGCAGAAACGCTGCGCAAGCGTGAACGCGCGGCTTTCCTGAAAGAAGAATGGCCCGAAATCACCTCGCGGATGAAACGTCTCGGCATCGAGCCGGAAGAGCTTCTGGCTGGCGCTTGA
- a CDS encoding peptide MFS transporter, which produces MKEFALWAEADWIAAIAATVLGLFLVGGAYAVTRKEPEFGGHPKGLYMLFFAEMWERFSYYGMRALLIFYLTQHWLFNNTASNVIYGAYISLVYITPVLGGWLADRYIGQRKAVLFGAILLTFGHFLMAFEGTGGQNDPTINVFWLALAFIIVGSGFLKANISVLVGQLYPRTDVRRDGAYTIFYMGINVGAAVGAILAGYLGFTLGWEYGFGAAGIGMLLGLVVFVVGKPLLLGKGEPAQPLAKNTELLVYGIGIVGVAVMWVLIQYQSLVGGIMLIAGALLLGYVLIEAFKLEKHPRERIFAALFLIALQPLFWGLFEQGGGSLNLFTNEFIDLQGVPAPIFQSINPIYIILLAPLFAGLWTWLGRKGLEPSTPAKFGLGLVQLGFGFLVLVWGAATVGIDAKIPVIFLFGIYLFHTTGELCLSPVGLSAMNRLSPKHLASLIMGAWFFATAGGGFVAGVIGAATGGEDGDMTREAALDVYWTIGLVSIVVGIIVVLIARFVAKYMHLDTLADDNVGDDLEGQGEFPGEPQAAGIHPTTRNEG; this is translated from the coding sequence ATGAAAGAATTCGCACTTTGGGCAGAGGCGGACTGGATCGCTGCTATCGCAGCTACCGTGCTCGGGTTGTTTCTCGTCGGCGGTGCCTACGCGGTCACACGCAAGGAGCCGGAATTTGGCGGTCACCCCAAGGGTCTTTACATGCTCTTCTTCGCCGAAATGTGGGAGCGCTTTTCCTATTACGGCATGCGCGCGCTGCTGATTTTCTACCTGACGCAGCACTGGTTGTTCAACAACACAGCATCAAACGTTATTTACGGCGCCTATATCAGCCTCGTCTACATTACGCCGGTCCTTGGCGGGTGGCTTGCGGATAGGTACATCGGCCAGCGCAAAGCGGTGCTGTTCGGCGCGATCCTGCTGACCTTCGGGCACTTCCTGATGGCGTTCGAAGGCACCGGCGGTCAGAACGATCCGACGATCAACGTCTTCTGGTTGGCGCTCGCGTTTATCATTGTCGGTTCCGGCTTCCTGAAAGCCAACATTTCGGTGCTTGTCGGCCAGCTTTATCCCCGCACCGATGTGCGCCGCGATGGCGCTTACACCATCTTCTACATGGGCATTAACGTCGGGGCAGCGGTTGGCGCGATCCTCGCTGGCTATCTCGGCTTTACGCTGGGTTGGGAGTACGGCTTCGGCGCAGCTGGCATAGGCATGCTGCTCGGCCTCGTTGTCTTCGTAGTCGGCAAGCCACTACTTCTGGGCAAGGGGGAACCGGCACAGCCGCTGGCGAAAAACACGGAATTGCTCGTGTACGGCATTGGTATCGTTGGCGTAGCGGTGATGTGGGTGCTGATCCAGTACCAGTCGCTTGTTGGCGGTATCATGCTAATTGCCGGTGCGCTGTTGCTCGGTTATGTGCTGATCGAGGCGTTCAAACTCGAAAAGCACCCGCGCGAACGCATCTTTGCTGCCCTTTTCCTGATAGCCTTGCAGCCCTTGTTCTGGGGCCTTTTCGAACAGGGTGGCGGCTCGCTCAACCTGTTCACCAACGAGTTCATCGACCTGCAAGGCGTTCCTGCCCCAATTTTTCAATCGATCAACCCGATCTACATCATCCTGCTCGCACCGCTCTTTGCAGGCTTGTGGACCTGGCTCGGTCGGAAGGGCCTTGAACCGTCCACGCCTGCAAAATTTGGCCTTGGCCTCGTTCAGCTCGGATTTGGTTTTCTCGTGCTGGTCTGGGGTGCGGCAACCGTAGGTATTGATGCGAAGATACCTGTGATCTTCCTATTCGGCATTTACCTTTTCCATACCACAGGTGAACTTTGCCTCAGTCCTGTCGGCCTGTCGGCTATGAATCGCCTTTCGCCTAAACACCTTGCGAGCTTGATCATGGGCGCATGGTTCTTTGCGACCGCAGGCGGCGGGTTTGTCGCTGGGGTCATCGGTGCAGCGACCGGCGGCGAAGATGGAGACATGACGCGCGAAGCTGCTCTCGACGTCTACTGGACCATCGGCCTCGTTTCCATCGTCGTCGGCATCATCGTGGTGCTGATCGCGCGGTTCGTCGCAAAGTATATGCACCTCGACACTCTAGCTGACGACAATGTCGGCGACGACCTCGAAGGTCAGGGCGAATTCCCCGGCGAACCGCAGGCCGCCGGCATCCACCCGACCACCCGCAACGAGGGCTGA
- a CDS encoding amidohydrolase translates to MNTTIKTIAASALAITLAACTTTGTADKQSASAAQATSDTPFPSTYKPYPGAPTALVGATIFDGKGGRIDNGTVFFSGGKIVSIGGPDTPVPADIAVFDGTGKFVTPGVIDIHSHLGDYPTPSVQAHSDGNEATSPTTPEVWAEHSVWPQDPGFSRALANGGVTSLQILPGSANLMGGRSATLKNVPARTVQGMKFPGAPYGFKMACGENPKRVYGGRNRMPSTRMGNFAVNRQTWLDAKAYDGKKRDLAKETLKGVLDGEILVHNHCYRADEMALVMDMADEMGYKVSAFHHAVEAYKIGDLLREKGVCSAIWADWYGFKMESYDGILENAAFLQREDACVVIHSDDANGIQRLNQEAAKAQAAGRRVGIEIDDATVIGWFTLNPAKAMGIDDMTGSLEPGKMADVVLWNGDPLSVYSRPEKVWVDGALLFDATDRKRRPVSDFELGQPGEGDVK, encoded by the coding sequence ATGAACACAACCATCAAGACAATCGCCGCCAGCGCGCTGGCCATCACGCTGGCCGCCTGTACGACAACCGGAACCGCGGACAAGCAGAGCGCCAGCGCAGCTCAGGCTACGAGCGACACGCCCTTTCCCTCAACCTACAAGCCATATCCAGGCGCACCGACCGCACTGGTCGGCGCGACCATTTTCGATGGCAAGGGCGGGCGGATTGATAACGGCACCGTGTTCTTCAGCGGCGGCAAGATCGTCTCGATCGGCGGCCCCGACACTCCGGTGCCGGCAGATATCGCGGTCTTTGACGGCACGGGCAAATTCGTGACTCCAGGCGTCATCGACATCCACTCGCACCTTGGCGACTACCCGACCCCATCGGTTCAGGCGCATTCGGACGGCAACGAAGCGACCAGTCCGACCACGCCCGAAGTCTGGGCCGAGCATTCCGTCTGGCCGCAAGATCCGGGCTTCTCCCGCGCGCTCGCCAATGGCGGCGTTACTAGCCTCCAGATTCTTCCCGGTTCCGCGAACCTTATGGGCGGACGCTCTGCAACGCTCAAGAACGTGCCAGCTCGCACAGTTCAAGGGATGAAGTTTCCCGGCGCGCCTTATGGCTTCAAGATGGCCTGCGGCGAGAACCCCAAGCGCGTTTACGGCGGCCGCAATCGCATGCCTTCCACCCGCATGGGCAACTTCGCAGTCAATCGCCAGACCTGGCTCGATGCCAAGGCCTATGACGGCAAGAAACGCGATCTGGCCAAGGAAACGCTAAAGGGCGTTCTTGACGGCGAAATCCTCGTCCACAACCATTGTTACCGCGCCGACGAGATGGCCCTCGTGATGGATATGGCGGACGAGATGGGGTACAAGGTCAGCGCCTTCCACCATGCGGTCGAAGCTTACAAGATCGGCGACCTGCTGCGCGAAAAAGGCGTGTGCAGCGCGATCTGGGCCGATTGGTACGGCTTCAAGATGGAAAGCTATGACGGCATTCTCGAAAACGCCGCGTTCCTTCAACGCGAAGATGCCTGCGTGGTCATCCATTCGGACGACGCAAACGGCATCCAGCGACTCAATCAGGAAGCCGCCAAGGCGCAGGCCGCGGGCCGGCGCGTGGGCATCGAAATCGATGATGCCACCGTCATTGGCTGGTTCACGCTCAACCCGGCAAAGGCGATGGGCATCGACGATATGACAGGCAGCCTGGAACCCGGCAAAATGGCCGATGTCGTGTTGTGGAACGGCGACCCGCTGTCAGTCTATTCGCGGCCCGAGAAGGTGTGGGTCGATGGCGCATTGTTGTTCGATGCGACTGACCGCAAACGCCGCCCGGTTAGCGATTTCGAGCTTGGGCAGCCAGGTGAAGGAGACGTGAAATGA